The Leptospira sp. WS39.C2 genome contains a region encoding:
- a CDS encoding NAD(P)-dependent alcohol dehydrogenase, translating into MKVITCRKYGPPEVLKLENWDIPNPKDNQIRVKIINTSVNSGDWRLRKADPKLVRLIFGFFKPRTVILGISYAGVVDSIGKNVTQFQVGDKVLGSTGMNMGAYAEYVCVSETSLVTKLPNTMSFAEGATISFGGLTAIDFIEKCKIQNNQTIVIYGASGSVGSAAIQLAKHFGAKVTAVCSQGNFELVKSLGADEAINYETFLSQKNTLKYDIVFECVGKTEINTDLLFLKKGGNLVLVGASFAQMWESIWISLFKRIKIHIGPIKETLDNLNFLLTLVNLGKYKVNIDRTYPLEEMVEAHRYVEAGHKKGNVAIEVAKL; encoded by the coding sequence TTGAAAGTAATCACCTGTCGTAAATATGGACCACCTGAAGTTTTAAAATTGGAAAATTGGGATATTCCAAATCCAAAAGACAATCAAATTCGAGTCAAAATTATAAATACCTCTGTCAATTCAGGTGATTGGAGGCTAAGAAAAGCTGATCCAAAACTAGTTCGATTGATTTTTGGATTTTTCAAACCTCGAACTGTGATTCTTGGGATTAGTTATGCAGGAGTTGTAGACTCAATTGGGAAAAATGTTACTCAATTTCAAGTGGGAGATAAAGTCCTTGGATCCACTGGAATGAATATGGGTGCTTATGCCGAATACGTTTGTGTTTCAGAAACTTCGCTTGTGACAAAACTACCAAATACAATGTCATTTGCAGAAGGAGCAACAATCAGTTTTGGAGGACTCACTGCAATTGATTTCATTGAAAAATGTAAAATTCAAAATAACCAAACAATAGTGATTTACGGCGCGTCAGGATCGGTCGGTTCCGCTGCAATTCAATTGGCAAAACATTTTGGTGCAAAAGTAACAGCAGTGTGTAGCCAAGGTAACTTTGAACTAGTGAAGTCACTCGGTGCAGATGAGGCCATCAATTACGAAACTTTTTTATCTCAAAAGAATACTTTGAAGTATGATATTGTATTTGAATGTGTTGGCAAAACTGAAATTAACACAGATTTGTTATTTTTAAAAAAAGGTGGAAATTTAGTGTTAGTTGGTGCTTCCTTTGCTCAAATGTGGGAATCAATCTGGATTTCATTATTCAAACGTATCAAAATTCATATTGGCCCAATCAAAGAAACCTTAGACAATCTCAATTTTTTACTCACACTGGTTAATCTTGGAAAATACAAGGTGAACATTGATCGAACTTATCCCTTAGAAGAAATGGTAGAAGCTCATCGTTATGTAGAAGCTGGTCATAAAAAAGGAAATGTTGCTATCGAGGTAGCGAAGCTATAA
- a CDS encoding TatD family hydrolase produces MCEKKIDQSNNPSHFENQSESKEIPTHVDLQWDEYKTKIQGFKFFDPHIHMVSRTTDDYQNMAQAGIVAVIEPAFWVGQPRTGLATFKDYYSSLVGWERFRSSQFGIKHYCTIGLNSREANNERLADEVMEILPLYIYKEGVVGIGEIGFDDQTELEEKYYRLQLELAKGAKLPVQIHTPHRDKKRGTERSMSIALEHGLDPSWVIVDHNNEETVKSVLDQGFYAAFTIYPFTKMGNKRMVSIVEEYGAEKIMINSSADWGISDPLAIPKTAALMVSRGISPDTIRKVTYENAIEAFAKSGQLDVSDFENGIMSDPSNKFHGNSVLRGGQQPKRDQNSLFID; encoded by the coding sequence ATGTGTGAAAAAAAAATAGACCAATCAAACAATCCTTCTCATTTTGAAAACCAATCGGAATCTAAAGAAATCCCAACACATGTAGATTTACAATGGGATGAATACAAAACAAAAATCCAAGGTTTCAAGTTTTTTGATCCTCATATTCACATGGTTTCCAGAACAACTGATGATTATCAAAATATGGCACAAGCCGGTATAGTCGCTGTCATTGAACCCGCATTTTGGGTTGGGCAACCCCGAACAGGACTTGCAACTTTTAAAGATTATTACAGTAGCCTTGTTGGTTGGGAAAGGTTTCGATCTTCACAATTCGGAATCAAACATTATTGTACCATTGGATTAAATTCACGAGAAGCAAATAACGAACGTTTGGCTGATGAAGTTATGGAAATTCTTCCATTATACATTTATAAAGAAGGTGTTGTCGGGATCGGTGAGATTGGGTTTGACGACCAAACAGAATTGGAAGAAAAATACTATCGATTACAATTAGAACTTGCGAAAGGTGCAAAATTACCTGTTCAAATCCATACACCTCATCGAGATAAAAAACGTGGAACAGAAAGAAGTATGTCAATTGCTTTGGAACATGGACTCGATCCTTCCTGGGTAATCGTTGATCATAATAATGAAGAAACCGTTAAGTCGGTGTTAGACCAAGGTTTTTATGCAGCGTTTACCATTTACCCATTCACAAAAATGGGAAATAAAAGAATGGTATCGATTGTGGAAGAATACGGTGCTGAAAAAATAATGATCAATTCAAGTGCTGATTGGGGTATATCTGATCCACTTGCAATTCCAAAAACAGCAGCACTTATGGTTTCACGTGGGATTTCTCCCGATACGATTCGAAAAGTTACTTATGAAAATGCGATCGAGGCATTTGCAAAAAGTGGACAATTGGATGTAAGTGATTTTGAAAATGGAATCATGTCTGATCCTTCTAATAAATTTCATGGAAATTCCGTTCTACGTGGTGGACAACAACCAAAACGGGATCAAAATTCCCTCTTCATTGATTAA
- a CDS encoding EboA domain-containing protein, which produces MPASFSHYLYPLLGQFSNERELLWLDSITKNNPQLVMEAFVKAPRFLSKTIVHQPKEIKNLVPEVPGFQVDQWNLVRLSRVWFLDHLSNLPKDEFLQRIETLFDTAELNELVALFSALPLFPYPEIWLPKATDAVRSNMGFVFDAISLNNPYPSLYFSELAWNQLVLKTIFNGKPIELIYGLLQRRNSNLSNSILDFVKERWAAGRDVPPNVWQLVAPFVSETDLPIIERLFLSHKEEDKIAATLLCIESKLPFAIQLLIKYPNYKEECENGIWNWSNLKTII; this is translated from the coding sequence ATGCCAGCATCCTTTTCCCACTATCTGTATCCTTTGCTAGGACAATTTTCAAATGAAAGAGAATTGTTATGGTTGGATTCAATAACAAAAAACAATCCCCAATTGGTCATGGAAGCTTTTGTCAAAGCACCCCGATTTCTTTCCAAAACAATTGTCCACCAACCGAAGGAAATTAAAAATTTGGTCCCTGAAGTGCCTGGTTTCCAAGTGGACCAATGGAATTTGGTTCGTCTAAGTCGTGTTTGGTTTCTGGATCATTTATCCAATCTCCCTAAGGATGAATTTTTACAACGGATAGAAACACTCTTTGACACAGCCGAGCTGAATGAGTTAGTTGCTTTGTTTTCAGCCTTACCTTTGTTCCCTTACCCTGAGATTTGGTTACCGAAAGCTACTGATGCTGTTAGGTCCAATATGGGATTTGTTTTTGATGCGATATCACTTAACAATCCTTATCCTAGTTTGTATTTTTCAGAGTTAGCCTGGAACCAATTGGTATTAAAAACAATTTTTAATGGAAAACCAATTGAATTGATTTATGGACTTTTGCAACGCAGGAATTCTAATTTATCGAATAGTATCCTGGATTTTGTGAAGGAAAGATGGGCTGCGGGTAGAGATGTTCCACCAAATGTATGGCAATTGGTAGCACCTTTTGTTTCAGAAACAGATTTACCAATCATAGAACGACTCTTTTTATCTCATAAAGAGGAAGATAAAATCGCAGCTACACTCTTATGTATCGAATCAAAATTACCATTTGCCATCCAACTACTTATAAAATATCCTAATTACAAAGAAGAATGCGAAAACGGAATCTGGAATTGGTCTAATTTAAAGACAATAATTTAG
- a CDS encoding alginate export family protein, with product MYKRLHKPILALLISFTLFAGIGELKAQFIVPVKKEEPPPPPPQVTPPAPPAVDQAKDVPPPEEASEFVSPMKGNLAGEYFKSFQITNKQKKAIQENKSLWFADRFRVGFGIRPKADSLYNTDFDRSTADNRNTVSNQTQFYLVGDVSPNITFKLTFQDVRLWGGEIISGSSDQRFGVIPNGGTTIDTTRQREVPLNNYAGFREAFLDLKTTNQMFRVRTGRQILDFGDGRIVGARNDSLNGNSFDAVRATLTIQKQSFDVFGAVVSSENNANSLVSNNSTRLGGPGNASYYGAHYGIKPWEWLGIELYNFTLYKQKLKATNTTPYGSDIYYRDPDQLNTTGFRLTNRTKGNALPKETGIDWMVEAAWQTGFTGERVSPDWINQNGALKTNKITGEPPPHSDPVRYKANIVAAQLGYTPVKEFRIGIQYVQASGDPNRNDSSAATYNPMFATRRMAGGAIPFAGNGNSGLVFWQNIKDYSVHIKFESAKWGTFVINPHWYYKVKLQDGYYDNNNYVAGSKATGETASTEDFFNTEAYNPNRQKLGKHVATEVNLIYIITPFENVSFWFGASSLYAGDAIRNQKNNPYETDPYRRYDFKPNSSFFTFQTVFAI from the coding sequence ATGTACAAACGACTGCACAAACCAATTCTCGCCCTCCTCATCAGCTTCACTCTCTTTGCTGGTATTGGAGAACTTAAGGCTCAATTCATTGTGCCAGTGAAAAAAGAAGAACCACCTCCACCTCCTCCGCAAGTTACACCACCTGCCCCACCAGCAGTAGATCAGGCTAAGGATGTGCCACCACCAGAAGAGGCTAGTGAATTTGTCAGTCCCATGAAAGGGAATTTGGCTGGTGAATATTTCAAAAGTTTTCAAATCACAAACAAACAAAAAAAGGCGATCCAGGAAAACAAAAGTTTATGGTTTGCTGATCGGTTCCGAGTAGGATTTGGAATTCGTCCAAAAGCAGACTCACTATATAATACAGACTTTGATAGATCCACTGCAGACAACCGTAACACAGTGAGTAACCAAACTCAATTTTATCTTGTTGGTGATGTTTCACCTAACATTACTTTTAAGTTAACCTTTCAAGATGTTCGGTTATGGGGTGGTGAAATCATTTCAGGAAGTTCAGACCAACGATTTGGAGTGATTCCAAATGGAGGGACTACAATTGATACCACTAGGCAAAGGGAAGTCCCTTTGAATAATTATGCAGGGTTTAGAGAAGCATTTTTAGATTTAAAAACAACCAACCAAATGTTTCGAGTTAGGACTGGTCGTCAGATTTTAGACTTTGGAGATGGAAGGATCGTCGGGGCAAGAAACGATAGTTTGAATGGTAACTCATTTGATGCAGTTCGAGCCACTCTAACAATACAAAAACAAAGTTTTGATGTATTTGGCGCCGTAGTTAGCTCTGAAAACAATGCGAATAGTTTGGTTTCCAATAACTCGACAAGGTTAGGTGGACCAGGAAATGCTTCCTATTATGGAGCTCACTATGGAATCAAACCTTGGGAATGGTTGGGAATTGAATTATATAACTTTACATTATACAAACAGAAGTTAAAGGCTACGAATACGACTCCTTATGGATCAGACATTTATTACAGAGATCCAGACCAATTGAATACAACTGGTTTTCGATTAACCAACAGAACGAAGGGCAATGCTTTACCGAAGGAAACAGGAATTGATTGGATGGTGGAAGCAGCTTGGCAAACTGGATTTACTGGGGAACGAGTATCACCGGATTGGATCAACCAAAATGGAGCCTTAAAAACCAATAAAATCACTGGAGAACCACCTCCACATTCTGATCCCGTGCGTTACAAAGCAAATATTGTCGCCGCTCAATTAGGATATACTCCTGTAAAAGAATTCAGGATCGGGATTCAATATGTGCAAGCCTCAGGTGATCCGAATAGAAATGACAGTAGTGCTGCAACATACAATCCAATGTTTGCCACAAGACGGATGGCGGGAGGAGCGATTCCTTTTGCTGGGAACGGAAATTCCGGTTTGGTATTCTGGCAAAACATAAAGGATTATTCCGTTCATATTAAATTTGAATCTGCAAAATGGGGTACCTTTGTTATCAACCCACACTGGTATTATAAAGTTAAGTTACAAGATGGTTATTATGATAATAATAATTATGTAGCAGGTAGTAAGGCTACAGGTGAAACAGCTTCGACAGAAGATTTTTTCAATACAGAAGCATACAATCCAAACCGACAAAAACTAGGGAAACATGTGGCAACAGAAGTGAATTTGATTTATATCATCACTCCTTTTGAAAATGTTTCATTTTGGTTTGGTGCAAGTTCCTTGTATGCTGGTGACGCAATTCGAAACCAAAAAAACAATCCGTATGAAACCGATCCTTACCGACGATACGATTTCAAACCTAATTCAAGTTTTTTCACTTTCCAAACTGTGTTTGCTATTTAA
- a CDS encoding TetR/AcrR family transcriptional regulator C-terminal domain-containing protein yields the protein MSVKKKIQKTRKPLSRELLIQTAVSFADQNGIDTLSMRNLANTLGVEAMSLYNHIKNKDEVLDGMVENLVKLFYLPKLGGDWKKEMKKRAKSVREVLTLHPWLTMLLVARVNIGEYMLRYFNDTLGCLVESGFTYKQADQILNVIDSHIYGFTLQELNFPFAAEDYSKKATEYLPMIPSEGLPYFYNLTKEVSSGRYNGKQNFDFGLDLILNGLNPNPKKY from the coding sequence TTGTCGGTCAAAAAGAAAATTCAAAAAACAAGGAAACCACTATCAAGAGAACTTTTGATCCAAACAGCAGTTTCATTTGCTGATCAAAATGGCATTGATACACTTTCCATGCGGAATTTGGCAAATACACTTGGTGTGGAAGCCATGTCATTGTATAATCATATCAAAAATAAAGATGAAGTTCTAGATGGAATGGTGGAAAATTTGGTAAAACTATTTTATCTGCCAAAGTTAGGTGGTGATTGGAAAAAAGAAATGAAAAAGAGGGCCAAGTCTGTCAGGGAAGTCCTAACTTTACATCCGTGGTTAACCATGTTACTTGTAGCAAGAGTGAATATTGGTGAGTATATGTTGCGGTATTTTAATGATACCTTAGGTTGTTTGGTTGAATCTGGTTTTACTTATAAACAGGCTGATCAAATTTTGAATGTTATTGATAGCCATATTTATGGATTTACATTACAGGAATTAAATTTCCCTTTTGCCGCTGAGGACTATTCAAAAAAGGCAACTGAATATTTGCCAATGATTCCTAGTGAAGGATTACCCTATTTTTACAACCTAACAAAGGAAGTATCTTCAGGCCGATACAATGGAAAACAAAATTTTGATTTTGGATTGGATTTAATCCTAAATGGACTAAATCCGAATCCAAAGAAGTATTAA